One Mastomys coucha isolate ucsf_1 unplaced genomic scaffold, UCSF_Mcou_1 pScaffold7, whole genome shotgun sequence genomic window, tggattgtccttccttcagtctctgctccatagttagtctctgcaactccttccgtgggtattttgttcccccttttaagaaggaatgaaatgtccacattttggtcttccttcttcttgagtttcttgtggtttgtgtgttgttctctgtgtattctgaacttctgggctaagtTTCCTTACATTCTAATAACCCATCAGAGTTTATAGTTGAAAAAATGGAGCACCAGAGAAATGACTTGAGAAGGTTACTTAAGAAGAAATGAACTGAGAAGCCCAGGCTAGTGTGGATGACAAATATGAACTAGATGGCTATCATGGACTAAACATTGAAATAAGTGGAAATAAGAATAGTCTCTATGCTAAAAAAGCTTAGAGTCAATGGGTGGGGGGTCTCTGGGACcagctggagacctgggatggaggaggctACAGGGAGTCTCtagggggtgaccctagctgagattcctaccagtgGGGGATGCAGACTGAAGTGGCCTcctcctgtagccaagcaggacttccagtggaaggagggagacaaTCAGCTCACGCACAAAACCTGGAAGCCAAATTTTgccctgcctataagatgtgcagggataaaaatggagccgAGATAAAAAtgggccaaccaatgactggcccaacttaagacccattcCATGAGAGAGAGCCAATCCCTAACACCattaatgatactttgctattcttgcagacaggaacctagcataactatctTCTGAGAGACCTCATCCaccagcagatggaaacagatacagagacccatagccaacaTCAGGTAGAAgtagagctcagggagtcttgtggaagagtagatGACAGAATTGAGTGAGCTGGAGGAGTCAAGGAtaccacaggaagacctacagagtcaactaacctagacccatgaggctcacagagcctgaaccaccaaccaaagagcttgcAGGGGCAGGAACTAGCCACCccccacatttgtagcagatgtgcagcttggtttttatgtaggtcccctaacaattggagtaggGGGTGagggctgtttctgactctgttacctgtcattggatcccctttccctacctggactgcctggttgggcctcagtgggagagaaggtGCTTAGTCcagctgggactagatgtcccagggtgggatgGTACCCAAGTgggagcttccccttctctgagtagAAGGGGGAGGGGTAATGGAGGAGGGATTTACAAAAGTGGgagtggaagagaggaggggcactgcaattgggatataaagtgaaaaaaattatgggaaaaaaaagtttccagTCTAACAAAGCAGGGAGATACATACATGCTATGAACTCTTAAGGACAAGATAGGCTTAGATCTCAAACtgatgtataaaaagaaaaatagttttacCTAATGGGATCAGGAATGTTGAGCTTCCAGATCAACaggtgagaaaaataaataaataaaactgggagggaaaaaaaaaagggtattGGAGACAGACGGAGAAAGAAGCACCTTAAAGTGGCTCCCAGGACAATGAGGTTGTGACATTTGCAAGACAGGAAGACAAATCAATCAAGTAGCATGTTTAGGAGATGATTATGAATCTTGATTCCTGGACCACCTAGCATGCACTGGAATGTAGGTTTGGGACTTAGAACTATCTAGAATATAGATAAAGCCTGAGGAGTTACAAGCATTTAAATGATGGCTGACTCAACAAGAACAATTAGAATTAGCCAGGGAGTCACAAATAATGAGAGCCCAAGGCAAAAATCTCTAAGTCCATTCATACTTAAGGATTCTACAGACCAAGGAGGAATGGTaggagatgaggaagggaaaCAATGTCTCCCATGCCCAGGAAGAAGtaggtttctgtttccttttcattaCCAGAATATTTGTGTCAGGAAAATACTTctccaggagaaagaaaaacaagtgacCACATATAACGCAAGCAGAAGAACACGTCTTTTCTTACTTCATCCCTGCTGATCAGTTCATTTGAAAAAGTCAGTCCAGGCATGAGGCCTCTCTTCTTTAGCCAGAATATAGCAGCAAATGATCCAGAGAAGAAAATTCCTTCTACAGCAGCAAAGGCCACCACTCTTTCCCCTAGGAGACAAAACAGGTCCATTTTCTAACTAGATACTGCAGATACTTGCAAGTTTATAAATATATGGGGCCTTTTACAACGTTAAACTACCTTCCTAAGAAACAAAACTAATGTTAGTATTGTGTACAAAGGTCTTCAGAGCAAGGGTTTCCCACTCCTGCCTGCTAAAGTGGAAAGACACGTTTATCTCAAACTCTGTGACAAGCATGGACTTGGGGAGGTATTgttgactacacacacacacacacacacacacacacacaaatggattTCCATaccccaagcaaacaaacaaaagaggcgATTTACCTTTAAAGGAATGTGTGAGAGTTccctgtgtaaatgtgtgtgtcctAGAATGGGAAGTACAAGATAAATTTTTATGATAACTGTCTTCTAACAGGAAGAGTGGTTCCtaagatttatatttttgttaacaATCTATTGTTGTTAAAAGACTACtattaaacatttcaaaaacattgtTATCAttatagaataattttaaaaatcagctgaAGGCAATGAATTCACCtataggataaaatgttctgttaAAAGATAGAAGAGCCAACTTAAAAGTTTACTTACTATTAGGCAAGAACTCTGTAGAAACTCATTCCTAAAATGTCTTTAGTGATAACATATCTGTGACACTATCCCTAGATTTTTTTGGATTAtaacaccatatatacacacacacacacactaataacaaatgaatttttttaatttaaaattcatcCTATAGAAATGTccaatttttacattaaaaccCCAACTTTCTGATCTTTAGATCTTTAGAGATAGGAGTCCAAACTGTCTGTTAGTAACTTCCAACATGAAAAGACTTCTAGCCCATCTTTACAGATGCCATTGGTAATCactatcagagaggcttcatccattccatttctctgatggaaacagatggagagacccacagccaaacatcaggcagagctctaGAAATCCTGTGGAAgatagggaggaaggattgtaggagccagaagggtcaaggacaccataagaacaTGGCTCacaatcaactaagcagggctcactgTGACTCATAGAGACTGAATTGATAATCAGGAAGCCTTTATAGGGCTGACCTAGTTCCTTTGCATCTGTTACAGTTAGGCAGCCTGGGGGACTTCTAACACTGGGAACAGGGACTCTGACTCTTTGCCTGCTTTTGAGATCCTTCTCCTACTGGGTTGactcatccagccttaatatgaggggatgtgcctagtcttatggCAACTTGATATGGCATGTTTGGCTAAAAATCCCTGAGTGGCTtatccttttctgaagggaaactgaggaggagtggatctggggggtggaagaggagaagagggaagggaaactgggttTAGGATGtaacataagagaaaaaaatgagaaaaagctgTTTTGGTAAAAActgaatataactttaaaaagtgCTGACTGAGTATTGTTAAAGGAATTACAGGATACTTTAATGTGAATATAATAAATactacaatataaatataatcagTTTCAATTATTTCATCCATAATTGAATATTAGTTTATGATTCTTCTAGCTTGCAACTAATTATATTACAGATAATGActgacatttttaattattaaagtaaTTCCAGATAGATAATTATCTGTAAGAGAACTGGACTAAAATTAAACATAAGTGCTATAAATAAGAGGAGAGTTATTTTAACCACTCTGTGCATTTATGTGAATATTGAAGAATGGAAATCATAACAAATAACTACAGAAAACGATTTTTGAAAAGAACTAAAAATTTTTGAGGAGGGACTGGAAAAATAGCATGAGAActggagtttgaatccccagcatccatgtgaaaAGCCAGGAATAGCAGACATACACATAACCCAAGCACTAGGGCAATGGATACAAGAGGATTCCTGAAGAGACTTGCCCAGTGGGTGAGCCcaaggttcagtgaaagaccatGTCTTCAATTGCAGAGCCACTGGCTAAGAGGcccatgctcctgtaagcaaACTCTGCCTTACGTTTCTATAAACAGTGCTAATGAAACTCTTTGggtctccctcttcttccctcacctccccctctctcacacacacacacatatgtgtagacATGAAAAGTAAAGGGGAGGCTAActgaggagaggaaggggttaACAGGAACTGGAGGGGGACAAGAAATGCTAACAGGGGGTGTGAATATGATCAAACACATTATGTACATGGATGTAGATATCATAATGAAAACCATTATTATGTACAATTAACATATGCTAATTAACATTAGGAGCTGCTCGTGAGACCCCATGCCAGTGGCTGAGAAGTTTATTGTCAGTCAATGCTGCTAAAGGAGgagcaattatttttttcttcggTATTTGGCTGCTGGTAGGTTGCCCATGCTGTGTGGATGGGTTCccatccacacacatgtggagaaCACTAAATGGACTTGGTggatcataaaaaaataaaaagacataaagatGGGAAGAGAACATGTTAGAGGAGGGTCCTAGAGAGGTGGAAGGGGAGGTTTAGGGAACTGTATGAGcaagtattttacatatatgtatgaaaatttcaaaggataaatgaaattattctttACTAAATATACATTAAGGGGCTGGATAAATGActtggcagttaagagtgcttactgcttttGCAAGGGCCAGTTTCCAGCATCCgtgttaggtggctcacaactccctgcatctccagctccagagaaacTGACTCTCTCTGGCATCTGtatacatatggtgcacataaagtcatgcaggcacacatacataattttttttttttttttttttttggtttttcgagtcagggtttctctgtgtagccctgggtgtcctggaactcactctgtagaccaagctggccttgaactcagaaatctgtctgtctctgcctcccaagtgctgggattaaaggcgtgcaccacaactgcctggccacaaaaacttttaaatgaataagtctttaaaaaatatattaaacataagATGGAGATCAATAAAGGAAGACACTTGACAATCAACTCTGGctttcacactcacacatgtggtgcacacctatacacatatgtgcatagatGCATGTACAATGCATCTACCACACActaaaaaaagaagggagggaggaagagaaggaggttaccagcttctggcctccataggatATCATATACAGGATATCATATACAGGATTTCATATACAGGATATCATATACAGGATTTCATATACAGGATATCATATACAGGATTTCATATACAGGATATCATATACaggatatgtacacacacatatgcttatatctatataagcacatacacatcTCACATGGACACATATTCATGCACAGAATGATTCTAAGAGATACAttttataaacttttgaaataaaaagacaaCCAGGACATTTATTCTAAAAACTGTAATGAAGATAAATACTTCATAATTTGTGGTAGAGGGAAAgcaagatatgtttttaaatacagcTGAGTCTATAATATAATGTACTAGAgattatatagatatttttaaggtttataaatataatttcaaaacataTATTAAGGttttatgtatctatctgtcaACCATACACTAGACAGTatgcttcaattaaaaaaaaaaaaaacagataattgGGAATTTTTAGCTTTATGGGAACTGAACCTCACTGCATAATATGTAAACTTTAAGACAAaggaatattttcaaatttttttttttcatgttttcctttagCTAAAAACACTAGACTATAAGAATTCAGATGCAAGAAAAGAACAGTTGCTCTCCTGGGTCCTGCTTGGTACAGAAGTCTCCACAAAGGTTAGGCAAAGCCCTGCCAGATGGAAGAGCTGCCTTTGAGGGTACGAAGGTGCAGGTAGCCCCTCAGAACTGCATTTCCTCTGCTGCAGAGCAAAGAACATCCCTACACTAGTGACTTTTAATTCCACCACTCAAAAAAGATAGCTACGAATTGCATGTCccacttcccccttccctccataGGCACTGTCCACCCTCTACACACCTCTACCATACTTGCTCCTAGGAGGTGCTTTATCAGAGGACTGAGATAGATTTGCTGTGAGATAAAGCAATAGGGAGACTCTAACTGGAGCCTATAGTATGACTGTAGGGTGATTACCAACTTACGTTTTTTTCTAGTTTGTCTTCCTTGGGTAGTGTCAGTAAATACATGCCTCAAACAAGGTGAGAGGCAAAGATGGACACAATACCCAAGGTTGTCTCttatctccacacatgtgccataacatgtgcacacacacttacattcaTGAGCATGCATGAGAAGGAGAAGGCCTATGTCAGGGCCtatgagatggcttagcaggtgaaAGCTTGCCCTggaagcctggtgacctgagtttgaccctaGCAGCCATGGTAGAAGAAACCATCCCCTGAAAGTTCCTGATCTCTATACTATGGCACACACAAGCCTCTGCCCCCACACATACAagacattaaaaaattataaggcTAGGCTGAGTGACACATGCTTGTCCCAGAATTCAGAAGACCGAGCAGGAGAACAGAAAGTTAGatgccatcctgagctacatatatGGTGAGGCTGTgctttaggaaagaaaagaagtgggCCATCTCAGCTTATCCAGAAGTGTATCTGCATTTCACTTACCAGTGAAAGCTAAGCTTGTTACTGTAAACTGTTTCTTGTCCTagtttactaaaaaaaaaaaaaaaaaaaaaaaaaaaacccttgcatTTTTTAGAAACTAGATCTTTGTTTCCCAACAATTGTTAGGTCACAAACTGCAGGCCACTCCAGCACTCTCAGCTGGAGTCTATGTATAGACATTTTACTTGTCACTATGCATGTTGACATCTTACCTATAGTTCTAACTATTTAAATACACAAGTCACAGCTTTACTTAGCCccagtttttaattaattattaccAATAATGACCCCAGCATACTAAGCTCTCTGTATTGCACTCCGATGCACCACGGCCCCCAAGGCTTATCTGATACATACAAGTTAACACTACATACCAAAAGTAGATTTCCTATCTGCTATCCAGCGCAGAGCCCAGTCTGCTTTTTTCTTAACATATGGCATTGTTTCAAttgcattaaataaaaattccctataaaaaacaaaaaaaatcatggaaaaattattcatttgtttttattaattggACTGTTTTAATAATCAGAGACAATAATTATAACTTACAGTATACTATCAAATCTAGATTTTCTATATTTTGTATGTTCATAATtatgaatatagaaataaaagtaaaaatcaagaTTAGTGTCTTAGATATAAGCTGAtatgaaaatcaatgaaatgCAAATATTCAATTTAGTAATACAATGTACTAACAAGGTTTTAAGGTGCTGTGAATTATCTAAAGACTAACTGCTTCTATCCAGGTTTTATTTGAACACATTTTTGAGCAATAGAAAACTACACTTATGATCTTCCATATGTAAATAGTTTTGGAATAAATTCTGCTCTTAATGTAAGCAAACAGCTAAACCCTTGTAAATAAAGCCCTGCAGTAGTACCTTTTCTTTGGATCCCTGATGTAAGTGTCTATTAGTAAACTGTACATCTCTGAGTGAACATTTTCGATGAGAATCTGAAAGCCATAGAAGCAGCGAGCCTCTGGAACCTGCACCTCCTGACTAAAACGTTCCACCTAAGAAaatgaaggagacagaaagacccAGTGAGCAGGCTTTTATTGATCACTGCTCACACAGACAACTTAGACATCAGAGCTTTCCCTTGTCTTTTGtggtttccagcactcaggaagctggaCAGGGGATACTGATTTTGAGATGAACCTGGGGAACATGGtatgatcctgtctcaaaatataaataagtgatcggtgagaaggctcagcaggtaaaggtgcttgctaccagaCCTAATGACCAGAGCTCCATTCCTGGAGcctcatgatggaaggagagatctgATTCCTCTGAGTtgtcctgacttccacatacGTACCATggcacgtgtgcacatgtgcacacatgcacacatacatacatacataaagtttaatacaatattttttgGGGAAAAACATGCCTATTATACAACAAATGGGACACTAAAGCCTtatcagtcttttctttcttttttcttttcttgttttgtagcTCCCTGGACTGAACCCAGCATCTTACtcatgttaggcaaacactctcTTCCAAACAATACATATACCCAGCCTTTATAGATCTTTTAAAGCAGCAACTTTAGCAGTATTGTTCAGCTAGCAATTTTGGTGCTGGAGCTTGAACCCAGCATTTTACTTATATTAGGTGCCCGCTGAGCTGTGCCTACAACTCCAAAGAATGTGTTCCAAAGCAATAGAATGAATTTATCTTTTATGTGGAAACACTGCTACTGAACAGTAAATTTTAGAatatctccaaaaaccaaaaccaaaaccaaaatagtgATTTTGCTTTGTAGAACTTTTCCCAATAGTAGACTGATCAGTTTAACTTCTTCTGGTTCATTACTGATGTTCCTTAACAAAATCCTATTCCTCCTGACTAATCATAATACAATTTCTGAATGAGGGCGATCTGCACAGACCTGCAGAGGGTCATAAAGGGCACATTAAATCAAGTTTATGAAATCTGTGCATTTTCTGGATCATGTTTTCACATCACTGAGGATAAAACTCATGGCCTCTGTAATGCTAGCTGAGCGTATATAGTCACAAGGACAGCTTGAGCCCTTCACTGTATGTAGTTTTAATTGGTATAATTTATGCTTGATTTTGTAATATATCACTAGTCATTTGACAGTTAGCTATCTTTCCCTGGGAAACTTCATGAGAAAAATACACTCAGAAACGAACCTTTGGTGTCTGGGGAGATGCCTTTGCTGGATATGCACGTTACATCAGCATGAGAACCTAGGTTTGGACTCTAACACTCACATCAGAATCTGGGCATGTGTCTGtgagcctgcaatcccagtgttgTGGCACCAGAGACAATCAGAGGGTCTGTGAGGCTCTCTCAGCAGTCAACTTAACTAAGTGatggtgagctccaagttcaatgaaGAGACTTgctctcaaaggaataaggcagagaacAACAGAGGAAGACAGTTGAGGTTCTCCTGTGGCCTCtgcctgcacatgcacactttAAACAGAAGTTAACGTTCATTTGCTCCATTACTGGGAGACTTTCTTTACTCAGGCAGGAGCTACAGTGATCTTACTGTCATTCAAGTACAAAACAGAACaatggtaaaataaaaatcttaccaAGTTTTCATTTACAATTCCATCACTGGCTGCAAAAAAGGCTAAGATGTGGGAGATAAAATACTTCTCGTCAGGTTTAAGCTTGTTCCAGTGAGGGAGGTCCTTTGATAAATCAACCTAGAATAGAAACATTCCAAGTTTTTTACTTAGTTAGAGAGTTTAGAAAACTTTCAAGACAAGCTATGTATGACATTGCCAATaatctgttagaaaaaaaacattaaaaatcacaAAGGTCAAACAAAGACATGCATTGTGCTAATAACATGTTGTACTCAGAACATCTGCCTAATTAGTAGATTACAATGGTCCTACCACACAGGAAGAAATGGATAAGTATGTGAGACAGTATATATGTTTGTTAATGGGAGAAAgtttatacacatgtgcatgtgtatgtctgtgtgtgtgtgtgtgtgtgtgtgtgtgtgtgtgtacatacttaaCAACATCATGATCTATACCTTAAACATATCCAGTAATATTTGTTTAAAGGATCACAAAACCATCCTGGCATGGTCAAGGAAGTAGGGatggggggagaaggagagagggagggaagagagaagggaagaacatTTGTGAAGGAAcctgttttttttgggggggactgtttgtttgtttgctaattTAGTTGGCAAGgatacacttttaaaatattaaaattagggctggagagatggctcagcagttaagagcactgactgctcttccgaaagtcctgagttcaaatcctagcaaccacatggtggctcacagccatcagtaaagagagctgacaccctcttctggtgtgtatgaagacagctatttacacatacttacatataataaataataaataaatcttttaaaaaatgaagtgattttaaaaaaatattaaaattaataaagtggCATTGCACCAAGTAAAGGAATgaacaaaaaggaaggagagagtaaaAACTAGTCAAGAACTAAAGTAGCCGTCAGTAAACAAACGTCAGGAGCCATTTGTTTCATGCAATAGTTACGTCAGTATTAACAGGTGACTCAGCTTCCACTCTCTTGCAGCTGTCCTTTTGTCTTATAAAAACCTCTAAGTATGGTTAACAACAATATGACAAATATTTGAAACTATAACTGTCCTTTGTAGACTCTGCTGGGTTTGTTCTCCTTTTAATTATTCTAACAAAACCTCAATCTCCTTAACTCTTTGCCTGCTCAGTGTTCACTGAGTCAATACATGCCAGATGTTAAGTTCTGGAGATACAATAGGATGAGGGGGATTCCTGGCAGTAAATTTAAtacttaaatttaatatttaaatttaaatattaaacttgCCTCTTTAAACACTGAGCTTTAAAATGCCCCATAACTTTTACTTATACTGTTATATAATTATGGCTATATTCTCttttagaaacataaaatttCTTGTGCAGTTTTATCCCATTTGAGCTCTTCCTCAATTTCATCACCTATATATTAACTCCAGACTTGCTGCTACATTTTTAGATTCCCACTGTTCCCCATAGCACCGTGTGTTAAAGTAAAGGCTTGGTTGCTACCCTGTGGCACAGTTActatataactttattttcttaggtATTTTTGTCATAGTAACAAAAAAGCTGACTATAGGAATTACCCaaccagctttaaaaaaaaattcccaagccTATACTTTGTCTTCTGAGTCAGTGCCTAATATTTGGGAATTAAATTTAACCACTGATTTTAAAACTAGAATATAAAGTTAATTGTTTTTTGACATAATTTGTTTAATACGTGGGACTAAAAATATCTTTGACTTCCTTTCAAAACATGTATTTGAAGCTTCATGCAAATCCATACcaatttctgtgttttcatttttttaattagcatttcTTGGTCACAAGACAtttattacattttcaaaaagaaGCAATTAATTTCCAAAGAATTTTCCAGAAACCCAAATATCACAGGTACCTTCTAAAAACATGACAAACAAAAAGATCAACTGTGTGCTCCACTTGTTCTCTGAACCATATCTAACAGAAGCTTTCTAAAAACCACAGACAAATAGGGAAAGTCAGGTGTGCAAATCATACCAAGTACTTGTTTCAGTTGGGTGTTTTGCTCTATATGTCAACAAAAAATACACAATGATAATTTCAACAAAAATAGTGTAAAAGAAATTtcagacatttaaaatttttaggttAAAATTTCCCCATTCTTTGTATGAAGTCatagtttacatttatttagtactTACCAAGTATCAAATATGATTGTAACTATTTCATTGATCCTCATAACAACTCAATATTTTATACACAATTAGCCTGATTTAGCAGTGAGAATGCAGGGAGAGATGAGAGCTACTTCCACAGACAGTATGTGGCAGAGCAGGCATTGGGCTGAAGCAACCTGGCCTGAGACCCTGAACTCTTCAAAGGGTATTTGTTACTTCCATAGATaaccatctatttatttatctatttatttattatacagatatgtgtgtgtttgtgtgtgtgtgtatgtgtgttcacacatgtgtgagtgtatgcatgtgtgtataagagaTGGGGTGAAAGAAAGAGATCATGTGTATGCCACAAcacatgtgtagagatcagaggaaaaTTCAAGAGTTAGTCCACTCCTTCCACTGTAGGCTCcatgaatcaaactcaggccatcaggcttgttCAGAAAGTTCTTTTGTCCAATGAGTCATCTTGCTAGCCCAGATTTGGTCTCTTGACTGACAGGCATACAGATCCAATGATATTTATTCACATAGATACAGCTATCCAGAGATAGGGATGCTTATTGATTGCTTATTGATGCATATACAGGGCAAGGCTGTTATGTCACTATCATGAAcaataagaaataattaaataataaagacaataactACTTGTTTAATTAAATTATACAGCAATCATTTGCATGACTAATTGTTCTTATTAAACCAGCAAGTATTATCTAACTTGTGTGTTCAACTCCCTTTGAAGGTGGAAAAAGTTACATTTCCAGTAAGTGATCAGTAGTTGCCTGCTGGGGCAGCTGCCTCAGGTTTGCTGCAGCTGAAGGCAGGCAAAGCTAGATTGTGAACTCAGCCTGCAGAGATGACCAAACGGCTTACATGACTGCACCTTTGTCCAGCCAGACCCACCTCTCAAGCTAGTGCAGGGTCTTCACAGTGTTCACCCTTATggcaggtttttgttgttgttcttgttgttttcttttggagccagagtttctctgtgtagccctggctgtccaggaactcactctgtagaccaggctagcctcaaactcagggattcacctgcctctgccttctgaatgcggggattaaagatgtgcacaacCATgcctggttctcaaccttcactttttttaaaaatgcagctcTGTTTATTCTGCTGGCCATAAGTATAAACTGGTGTTaagcctggtgagatggctcaaaatGTAAAGCTGTTTGCTGCTAAAGGCTTAGCCTGGTGATGTCAGTTCAattgcacaaacacatgcacacataaatgagtgagtataaaaacaaacaaacaaaaatccaaaactgGTCTCATGTAGTCATAGCGAACCAAgaacctatttaaaaataaagactgtgagctgcctgcagagccagctcagtggttgagagcactggctgcagctcttcagttctcagcactcacatgacagtTCACATCCACCTCTAACTCCAATTCCTGGGAACCTAATAGTCTCTGTTGGTCctcagggcaccaggcacacatgtggcacatgcacatacatgcaggcaaacactcatgcacatagaataaaaataataaaaataaaattaaaaagtagaaaatgagccgggcagtggtggcacacgcctttgatcccagcacttgggaggcagaggcaggcgaatttctgagtttgaggccagcctggtctacagagtgagttccaggacagccaaggctattacagagaaaccctgtctcggaaaaaccaaaaaaaaaaaaaaaaaagtagaaaatggtCTGCAATATATTAGAAgtaaaggcaagaggatcatgactATGAACTTACAAAAAGATCttggaaacaaacacaaaaatctggCAGAATGACTTGTTATTTTCTTGTACCAAGAAACTTATCTACAGACA contains:
- the Rrm2b gene encoding ribonucleoside-diphosphate reductase subunit M2 B isoform X3 produces the protein MYKQAQASFWTAEEVDLSKDLPHWNKLKPDEKYFISHILAFFAASDGIVNENLVERFSQEVQVPEARCFYGFQILIENVHSEMYSLLIDTYIRDPKKREFLFNAIETMPYVKKKADWALRWIADRKSTFGERVVAFAAVEGIFFSGSFAAIFWLKKRGLMPGLTFSNELISRDEGLHCDFACLMFQYLVNKPSEDRVREIIVDAVKIEQEFLTEALPVGLIGMNCVLMKQYIEFVADRLLGELGFSKIFQAENPFDFMENISLEGKTNFFEKRVSEYQRFAVMAETTDNVFTLDADF